A genomic window from Salvelinus sp. IW2-2015 unplaced genomic scaffold, ASM291031v2 Un_scaffold3864, whole genome shotgun sequence includes:
- the bccip gene encoding protein BCCIP homolog translates to MASTVSQFLSTPNSTLIPCPAPVLSLTRGICFGSMASSAKRRAVGMGENPADSEDNSSDEGLEDDVDSAENNSGSEEEIHEEVIVDFEAHTITHNDYNGVKKLMQQLFLKARVNTSELTDLLIQQNHIGSVIRQAEVPEDSDDDEDPADEVFGFISMLNLTERKVRSDICYL, encoded by the exons ATGGCGTCCACAGTGTCTCAGTTTCTCAGTACTCCCAACTCCACATTAATCCCTTGCCCCGCCCCCGTCCTTTCCCTTACGCGTGGTATCTGTTTTGGCAGCATGGCTTCTTCAGCGAAAAGACGAGCAGTtggaatgggagaaaatcccgcTGATAGTGAGGATAACAGCTCCGATGAAGGATTGGAAGACGACGTTGATTCAGCAGAGAATAACAGCGGATCAGAAGAGGAGATACATGAA GAGGTCATTGTAGACTTTGAGGCCCATACCATTACTCACAATGACTACAATGGAGTCAAGAAACTCATGCAACAGCTGTTTCTGAAGGCTCGTGTCAATACATCCGAGTTGACCGATCTCCTCATCCAGCAGAATCATATTGGAAGCGTCATCAGG CAAGCAGAGGTGCCAGAGGACAGTGATGATGACGAGGATCCAGCTGATGAGGTGTTTGGTTTCATCAGCATGCTCAACCTCACTGAGAGAAAGGTACGGTCAGATATATGTTATCTAT